The Cloeon dipterum chromosome X, ieCloDipt1.1, whole genome shotgun sequence genome includes a window with the following:
- the LOC135947354 gene encoding actin-binding LIM protein 3-like isoform X14 has protein sequence MKKKGMTTSDQPSSVATTSRGGDKKTSKKDSKDKTSPSKGKIICLTCKKKCSGEVLRVQDKYFHISCFKCKVCKSSLAQGGFFNHEGAYYCTADYQRQFGTKCVACGEYVEGEVVTALGNTYHQRCFTCSSCRKAFPSGDRVTYNGRQVLCQRCSEGGPKPVAQSPQIQQVTSGSPAVPNSLPLLSSQCAGCQEELKEGQALVALDRQWHVTCFKCQSCGVTLQGEYMGKDGIPYCEKDYQKQFGVKCAYCSRYISGKVLQAGENHHFHPTCARCTKCGDPFGDGEEMFLQGGAIWHPRCGPGPTENGAILNGNGSAIDAYENGARDGYATTDTEGGFDHMSSAAPSEMQYRSSSPGLILREYKHPEDISRIYTYSYLTEEPNNTSSYLRRPIDPYDKPPTSPHFHRPHSAQSSSRSRVLLKHGSRSAMQVLVDSIKSETPRPKSPHMNNEEPIELAHFPAAKRPPPGEKSKIERDDFPAPPYPYTDPERRRRWSDSYKGVPLSDDENGDVQQSPGDEVDAKVVDVKLKREEVELSKIATGIGKVFLQNVREREKMRQWKMSHLDPRNASRTPSAAKEPINRLRYESPINASPSRNMDHPRPWEEDQFDRSSSYRSSVGRSTGAIPSYNVVSALRHVPKPGYGLAAPRSHTFSSSMAGDFSFSGLGEKTQSTEFSSGKSDISGGSISEVDRRALGGNVTDASSEFRSSTTFGGGIQRCYPAFVPAASHSYSPHLRRSLPTLNHSMAVAMSAASAEPPKLYPYHLLMTTNYRLPGDVDRLNLERHLSDSEFEMIFHVPRMEFYRMPQWKRNDLKRRALLF, from the exons ATGAAAA AGAAAGGAATGACAACGTCGGACCAGCCTTCTTCGGTGGCTACCACGTCACGCGGAGGAGACAAAAAGACGTCCAAGAAAGACTCTAAGGACAAAACGTCGCCGTCAAAAG GTAAAATAATATGTCTAACATGCAAGAAGAAGTGCTCCGGAGAAGTATTGCGCGTGCAGGACAAATATTTCCACATCTCTTGCTTCAAATGCAAAG TATGCAAGTCATCGCTGGCGCAGGGTGGCTTCTTCAACCACGAGGGCGCGTACTACTGCACCGCCGATTATCAGCGCCAGTTTGGAACCAAATGCGTGGCCTGCGGCGAGTATGTCGAGGGTGAGGTGGTCACCGCCCTCGGCAACACCTACCACCAGAGATGCTTCACGTGCTCCTCTTGCCG GAAAGCTTTCCCATCTGGCGACCGGGTTACCTACAATGGGCGCCAGGTGCTATGCCAGCGGTGCTCAGAGGGCGGGCCCAAACCCGTGGCCCAGAGCCCCCAAATTCAACAGGTGACCTCTGGCTCGCCGGCAGTGCCCAACTCGCTGCCCCTCCTCTCTTCGCAGTGCGCTGGCTGCCAAGAAGAGCTCAAGGAGGGACAGGCGTTGGTTGCTCTGGACAGGCAGTGGCACGTCACCTGTTTCAAATGCCAGTCCTGTGGAGTCACCCTCCAGGGAGAGTACATGGGAAA GGACGGCATTCCCTACTGCGAGAAAGACTACCAGAAACAGTTTGGTGTCAAGTGTGCTTACTGTAGTCGTTACATATCAGGAAAGGTGCTCCAG GCTGGCGAAAACCATCATTTCCACCCGACGTGCGCCCGCTGCACCAAGTGCGGTGATCCGTTCGGAGATGGTGAAGAAATGTTCCTGCAGGGCGGAGCCATTTGGCATCCGCGGTGCGGCCCTGGGCCCACTGAAAATGGCGCTATTCTGAACGGAAATGGCTCTGCGATCGACGCTTACGAGAATGGCGCCAGGGATGGCTACGCAACCACCGACACGGAGGGCGGCTTCGACCACATGAGCAGTGCTGCTCCCAGCGAGATGCAG TACCGCTCAAGCTCGCCAGGATTGATCCTGCGAGAGTACAAGCACCCTGAAGACATCAGCCGCATCTACACATACAGTTATCTGACCGAAGAACCAAACAATACTTCTTCCTACCTACGCCGGCCCATTGATCCTTACGACAAGCCACCAACCAGTCCGCACTTCCACAGGCCTCACT CTGCACAGTCATCATCGCGTTCGCGGGTGCTGCTGAAACATGGCTCGCGGTCGGCAATGCAAGTGTTGGTGGACAGCATCAAGTCGGAGACGCCCCGGCCCAAGTCGCCGCACATGAATAACGAGGAGCCGATCGAGCTGGCCCACTTCCCAGCGGCCAAGCGTCCTCCGCCAGGCGAGAAGTCCAAGATCGAGCGCGACGACTTCCCAGCACCGCCCTACCCATACACGGACCCCGAACGGAGGCGTCGCTGGTCCGACTCGTACAAGGGTGTGCCGCTGTCGGACGACGAGAACGGCGACGTCCAGCAGAGCCCTGGCGATGAGGTAGACGCCAAGGTCGTCGATGTTAAGCTCAAACGCGAGGAGGTTGAGCTGTCCAAGATCGCCACCGGCATCGGCAAGGTGTTCCTGCAGAACGTGCGCGAGAGGGAGAAGATGCGTCAGTGGAAGATGAGCCACCTGGACCCGCGCAACGCTTCAAGGACGCCATCAGCAGCCAAGGAGCCCATCAACCGGCTGCGATATGAGTCGCCCATCAATGCAT CACCATCCAGGAATATGGACCACCCTAGGCCATGGGAGGAGGATCAATTCGACAGGAGCTCTAGCTATCGATCATCGGTGGGACGATCCACTGGCGCTATCCCCAGCTATAATG TGGTAAGCGCGCTTCGCCATGTACCAAAGCCTGGCTATGGACTGGCAGCACCACGGTCTCATACCTTCTCTAGTTCAATGGCA GGTGACTTTTCCTTCAGTGGATTAGGTGAAAAGACACAGAGCACGGAATTCAGCAGTGGCAAATCAGATA TTTCAGGTGGCTCCATTTCTGAGGTTGACCGCAGAGCACTAGGG GGCAACGTGACCGACGCGTCGAGTGAATTCCGCAGCTCGACCACTTTCGGAGGCGGAATCCAACGGTGCTACCCTGCCTTTGTTCCGGCCGCGTCGCACTCGTACAGCCCGCACCTGCGCCGCTCGCTGCCCACCCTGAACCACAGCATGGCCGTCGCCATGTCCGCCGCCTCGGCAGAGCCGCCAAAACTCTACCCGTACCATTTGCTGATGACCACCAACTACCGCCTGCCTGGAGACGTTGATCGCCTTAACCTTGAG AGGCATCTTTCTGACAGTgagtttgaaatgattttccacGTGCCGAGGATGGAATTCTACCGGATGCCGCAGTGGAAACGGAATGACCTGAAGCGAAGGGCCCTGCTCTTCTAA
- the LOC135947354 gene encoding actin-binding LIM protein 1-like isoform X11 produces MKKKGMTTSDQPSSVATTSRGGDKKTSKKDSKDKTSPSKGKIICLTCKKKCSGEVLRVQDKYFHISCFKCKVCKSSLAQGGFFNHEGAYYCTADYQRQFGTKCVACGEYVEGEVVTALGNTYHQRCFTCSSCRKAFPSGDRVTYNGRQVLCQRCSEGGPKPVAQSPQIQQVTSGSPAVPNSLPLLSSQCAGCQEELKEGQALVALDRQWHVTCFKCQSCGVTLQGEYMGKDGIPYCEKDYQKQFGVKCAYCSRYISGKVLQAGENHHFHPTCARCTKCGDPFGDGEEMFLQGGAIWHPRCGPGPTENGAILNGNGSAIDAYENGARDGYATTDTEGGFDHMSSAAPSEMQFSLRSRTPSLNGSVCYSPHLNSLNRKFKHLQYRSSSPGLILREYKHPEDISRIYTYSYLTEEPNNTSSYLRRPIDPYDKPPTSPHFHRPHSAQSSSRSRVLLKHGSRSAMQVLVDSIKSETPRPKSPHMNNEEPIELAHFPAAKRPPPGEKSKIERDDFPAPPYPYTDPERRRRWSDSYKGVPLSDDENGDVQQSPGDEVDAKVVDVKLKREEVELSKIATGIGKVFLQNVREREKMRQWKMSHLDPRNASRTPSAAKEPINRLRYESPINASPSRNMDHPRPWEEDQFDRSSSYRSSVGRSTGAIPSYNVLHSAPKPGYGLKSSTLPANGRNGFYSPPGVYSGW; encoded by the exons ATGAAAA AGAAAGGAATGACAACGTCGGACCAGCCTTCTTCGGTGGCTACCACGTCACGCGGAGGAGACAAAAAGACGTCCAAGAAAGACTCTAAGGACAAAACGTCGCCGTCAAAAG GTAAAATAATATGTCTAACATGCAAGAAGAAGTGCTCCGGAGAAGTATTGCGCGTGCAGGACAAATATTTCCACATCTCTTGCTTCAAATGCAAAG TATGCAAGTCATCGCTGGCGCAGGGTGGCTTCTTCAACCACGAGGGCGCGTACTACTGCACCGCCGATTATCAGCGCCAGTTTGGAACCAAATGCGTGGCCTGCGGCGAGTATGTCGAGGGTGAGGTGGTCACCGCCCTCGGCAACACCTACCACCAGAGATGCTTCACGTGCTCCTCTTGCCG GAAAGCTTTCCCATCTGGCGACCGGGTTACCTACAATGGGCGCCAGGTGCTATGCCAGCGGTGCTCAGAGGGCGGGCCCAAACCCGTGGCCCAGAGCCCCCAAATTCAACAGGTGACCTCTGGCTCGCCGGCAGTGCCCAACTCGCTGCCCCTCCTCTCTTCGCAGTGCGCTGGCTGCCAAGAAGAGCTCAAGGAGGGACAGGCGTTGGTTGCTCTGGACAGGCAGTGGCACGTCACCTGTTTCAAATGCCAGTCCTGTGGAGTCACCCTCCAGGGAGAGTACATGGGAAA GGACGGCATTCCCTACTGCGAGAAAGACTACCAGAAACAGTTTGGTGTCAAGTGTGCTTACTGTAGTCGTTACATATCAGGAAAGGTGCTCCAG GCTGGCGAAAACCATCATTTCCACCCGACGTGCGCCCGCTGCACCAAGTGCGGTGATCCGTTCGGAGATGGTGAAGAAATGTTCCTGCAGGGCGGAGCCATTTGGCATCCGCGGTGCGGCCCTGGGCCCACTGAAAATGGCGCTATTCTGAACGGAAATGGCTCTGCGATCGACGCTTACGAGAATGGCGCCAGGGATGGCTACGCAACCACCGACACGGAGGGCGGCTTCGACCACATGAGCAGTGCTGCTCCCAGCGAGATGCAG TTTTCTTTACGTTCTCGTACACCCAGTTTGAATGGCTCAGTGTGTTATAGTCCTCACTTAAATAGCTTGAATAGAAAG TTTAAACATCTGCAGTACCGCTCAAGCTCGCCAGGATTGATCCTGCGAGAGTACAAGCACCCTGAAGACATCAGCCGCATCTACACATACAGTTATCTGACCGAAGAACCAAACAATACTTCTTCCTACCTACGCCGGCCCATTGATCCTTACGACAAGCCACCAACCAGTCCGCACTTCCACAGGCCTCACT CTGCACAGTCATCATCGCGTTCGCGGGTGCTGCTGAAACATGGCTCGCGGTCGGCAATGCAAGTGTTGGTGGACAGCATCAAGTCGGAGACGCCCCGGCCCAAGTCGCCGCACATGAATAACGAGGAGCCGATCGAGCTGGCCCACTTCCCAGCGGCCAAGCGTCCTCCGCCAGGCGAGAAGTCCAAGATCGAGCGCGACGACTTCCCAGCACCGCCCTACCCATACACGGACCCCGAACGGAGGCGTCGCTGGTCCGACTCGTACAAGGGTGTGCCGCTGTCGGACGACGAGAACGGCGACGTCCAGCAGAGCCCTGGCGATGAGGTAGACGCCAAGGTCGTCGATGTTAAGCTCAAACGCGAGGAGGTTGAGCTGTCCAAGATCGCCACCGGCATCGGCAAGGTGTTCCTGCAGAACGTGCGCGAGAGGGAGAAGATGCGTCAGTGGAAGATGAGCCACCTGGACCCGCGCAACGCTTCAAGGACGCCATCAGCAGCCAAGGAGCCCATCAACCGGCTGCGATATGAGTCGCCCATCAATGCAT CACCATCCAGGAATATGGACCACCCTAGGCCATGGGAGGAGGATCAATTCGACAGGAGCTCTAGCTATCGATCATCGGTGGGACGATCCACTGGCGCTATCCCCAGCTATAATG TTCTCCACTCAGCTCCCAAACCTGGCTACGGCCTCAAGTCGAGCACCCTTCCGGCCAATGGACGAAACGGCTTTTACTCGCCGCCCGGCGTTTACAGCGGA TGGTAA
- the LOC135947354 gene encoding actin-binding LIM protein 1-like isoform X9 — translation MKKKGMTTSDQPSSVATTSRGGDKKTSKKDSKDKTSPSKGKIICLTCKKKCSGEVLRVQDKYFHISCFKCKVCKSSLAQGGFFNHEGAYYCTADYQRQFGTKCVACGEYVEGEVVTALGNTYHQRCFTCSSCRKAFPSGDRVTYNGRQVLCQRCSEGGPKPVAQSPQIQQVTSGSPAVPNSLPLLSSQCAGCQEELKEGQALVALDRQWHVTCFKCQSCGVTLQGEYMGKDGIPYCEKDYQKQFGVKCAYCSRYISGKVLQAGENHHFHPTCARCTKCGDPFGDGEEMFLQGGAIWHPRCGPGPTENGAILNGNGSAIDAYENGARDGYATTDTEGGFDHMSSAAPSEMQFSLRSRTPSLNGSVCYSPHLNSLNRKFKHLQYRSSSPGLILREYKHPEDISRIYTYSYLTEEPNNTSSYLRRPIDPYDKPPTSPHFHRPHSAQSSSRSRVLLKHGSRSAMQVLVDSIKSETPRPKSPHMNNEEPIELAHFPAAKRPPPGEKSKIERDDFPAPPYPYTDPERRRRWSDSYKGVPLSDDENGDVQQSPGDEVDAKVVDVKLKREEVELSKIATGIGKVFLQNVREREKMRQWKMSHLDPRNASRTPSAAKEPINRLRYESPINASPSRNMDHPRPWEEDQFDRSSSYRSSVGRSTGAIPSYNAPKPGYGLKSSTLPANGRNGFYSPPGVYSGGNVTDASSEFRSSTTFGGGIQRCYPAFVPAASHSYSPHLRRSLPTLNHSMAVAMSAASAEPPKLYPYHLLMTTNYRLPGDVDRLNLERHLSDSEFEMIFHVPRMEFYRMPQWKRNDLKRRALLF, via the exons ATGAAAA AGAAAGGAATGACAACGTCGGACCAGCCTTCTTCGGTGGCTACCACGTCACGCGGAGGAGACAAAAAGACGTCCAAGAAAGACTCTAAGGACAAAACGTCGCCGTCAAAAG GTAAAATAATATGTCTAACATGCAAGAAGAAGTGCTCCGGAGAAGTATTGCGCGTGCAGGACAAATATTTCCACATCTCTTGCTTCAAATGCAAAG TATGCAAGTCATCGCTGGCGCAGGGTGGCTTCTTCAACCACGAGGGCGCGTACTACTGCACCGCCGATTATCAGCGCCAGTTTGGAACCAAATGCGTGGCCTGCGGCGAGTATGTCGAGGGTGAGGTGGTCACCGCCCTCGGCAACACCTACCACCAGAGATGCTTCACGTGCTCCTCTTGCCG GAAAGCTTTCCCATCTGGCGACCGGGTTACCTACAATGGGCGCCAGGTGCTATGCCAGCGGTGCTCAGAGGGCGGGCCCAAACCCGTGGCCCAGAGCCCCCAAATTCAACAGGTGACCTCTGGCTCGCCGGCAGTGCCCAACTCGCTGCCCCTCCTCTCTTCGCAGTGCGCTGGCTGCCAAGAAGAGCTCAAGGAGGGACAGGCGTTGGTTGCTCTGGACAGGCAGTGGCACGTCACCTGTTTCAAATGCCAGTCCTGTGGAGTCACCCTCCAGGGAGAGTACATGGGAAA GGACGGCATTCCCTACTGCGAGAAAGACTACCAGAAACAGTTTGGTGTCAAGTGTGCTTACTGTAGTCGTTACATATCAGGAAAGGTGCTCCAG GCTGGCGAAAACCATCATTTCCACCCGACGTGCGCCCGCTGCACCAAGTGCGGTGATCCGTTCGGAGATGGTGAAGAAATGTTCCTGCAGGGCGGAGCCATTTGGCATCCGCGGTGCGGCCCTGGGCCCACTGAAAATGGCGCTATTCTGAACGGAAATGGCTCTGCGATCGACGCTTACGAGAATGGCGCCAGGGATGGCTACGCAACCACCGACACGGAGGGCGGCTTCGACCACATGAGCAGTGCTGCTCCCAGCGAGATGCAG TTTTCTTTACGTTCTCGTACACCCAGTTTGAATGGCTCAGTGTGTTATAGTCCTCACTTAAATAGCTTGAATAGAAAG TTTAAACATCTGCAGTACCGCTCAAGCTCGCCAGGATTGATCCTGCGAGAGTACAAGCACCCTGAAGACATCAGCCGCATCTACACATACAGTTATCTGACCGAAGAACCAAACAATACTTCTTCCTACCTACGCCGGCCCATTGATCCTTACGACAAGCCACCAACCAGTCCGCACTTCCACAGGCCTCACT CTGCACAGTCATCATCGCGTTCGCGGGTGCTGCTGAAACATGGCTCGCGGTCGGCAATGCAAGTGTTGGTGGACAGCATCAAGTCGGAGACGCCCCGGCCCAAGTCGCCGCACATGAATAACGAGGAGCCGATCGAGCTGGCCCACTTCCCAGCGGCCAAGCGTCCTCCGCCAGGCGAGAAGTCCAAGATCGAGCGCGACGACTTCCCAGCACCGCCCTACCCATACACGGACCCCGAACGGAGGCGTCGCTGGTCCGACTCGTACAAGGGTGTGCCGCTGTCGGACGACGAGAACGGCGACGTCCAGCAGAGCCCTGGCGATGAGGTAGACGCCAAGGTCGTCGATGTTAAGCTCAAACGCGAGGAGGTTGAGCTGTCCAAGATCGCCACCGGCATCGGCAAGGTGTTCCTGCAGAACGTGCGCGAGAGGGAGAAGATGCGTCAGTGGAAGATGAGCCACCTGGACCCGCGCAACGCTTCAAGGACGCCATCAGCAGCCAAGGAGCCCATCAACCGGCTGCGATATGAGTCGCCCATCAATGCAT CACCATCCAGGAATATGGACCACCCTAGGCCATGGGAGGAGGATCAATTCGACAGGAGCTCTAGCTATCGATCATCGGTGGGACGATCCACTGGCGCTATCCCCAGCTATAATG CTCCCAAACCTGGCTACGGCCTCAAGTCGAGCACCCTTCCGGCCAATGGACGAAACGGCTTTTACTCGCCGCCCGGCGTTTACAGCGGA GGCAACGTGACCGACGCGTCGAGTGAATTCCGCAGCTCGACCACTTTCGGAGGCGGAATCCAACGGTGCTACCCTGCCTTTGTTCCGGCCGCGTCGCACTCGTACAGCCCGCACCTGCGCCGCTCGCTGCCCACCCTGAACCACAGCATGGCCGTCGCCATGTCCGCCGCCTCGGCAGAGCCGCCAAAACTCTACCCGTACCATTTGCTGATGACCACCAACTACCGCCTGCCTGGAGACGTTGATCGCCTTAACCTTGAG AGGCATCTTTCTGACAGTgagtttgaaatgattttccacGTGCCGAGGATGGAATTCTACCGGATGCCGCAGTGGAAACGGAATGACCTGAAGCGAAGGGCCCTGCTCTTCTAA
- the LOC135947354 gene encoding actin-binding LIM protein 3-like isoform X3 translates to MKKKGMTTSDQPSSVATTSRGGDKKTSKKDSKDKTSPSKGKIICLTCKKKCSGEVLRVQDKYFHISCFKCKVCKSSLAQGGFFNHEGAYYCTADYQRQFGTKCVACGEYVEGEVVTALGNTYHQRCFTCSSCRKAFPSGDRVTYNGRQVLCQRCSEGGPKPVAQSPQIQQVTSGSPAVPNSLPLLSSQCAGCQEELKEGQALVALDRQWHVTCFKCQSCGVTLQGEYMGKDGIPYCEKDYQKQFGVKCAYCSRYISGKVLQAGENHHFHPTCARCTKCGDPFGDGEEMFLQGGAIWHPRCGPGPTENGAILNGNGSAIDAYENGARDGYATTDTEGGFDHMSSAAPSEMQFSLRSRTPSLNGSVCYSPHLNSLNRKFKHLQYRSSSPGLILREYKHPEDISRIYTYSYLTEEPNNTSSYLRRPIDPYDKPPTSPHFHRPHSAQSSSRSRVLLKHGSRSAMQVLVDSIKSETPRPKSPHMNNEEPIELAHFPAAKRPPPGEKSKIERDDFPAPPYPYTDPERRRRWSDSYKGVPLSDDENGDVQQSPGDEVDAKVVDVKLKREEVELSKIATGIGKVFLQNVREREKMRQWKMSHLDPRNASRTPSAAKEPINRLRYESPINASPSRNMDHPRPWEEDQFDRSSSYRSSVGRSTGAIPSYNAPKPGYGLKSSTLPANGRNGFYSPPGVYSGGDFSFSGLGEKTQSTEFSSGKSDISGGSISEVDRRALGGNVTDASSEFRSSTTFGGGIQRCYPAFVPAASHSYSPHLRRSLPTLNHSMAVAMSAASAEPPKLYPYHLLMTTNYRLPGDVDRLNLERHLSDSEFEMIFHVPRMEFYRMPQWKRNDLKRRALLF, encoded by the exons ATGAAAA AGAAAGGAATGACAACGTCGGACCAGCCTTCTTCGGTGGCTACCACGTCACGCGGAGGAGACAAAAAGACGTCCAAGAAAGACTCTAAGGACAAAACGTCGCCGTCAAAAG GTAAAATAATATGTCTAACATGCAAGAAGAAGTGCTCCGGAGAAGTATTGCGCGTGCAGGACAAATATTTCCACATCTCTTGCTTCAAATGCAAAG TATGCAAGTCATCGCTGGCGCAGGGTGGCTTCTTCAACCACGAGGGCGCGTACTACTGCACCGCCGATTATCAGCGCCAGTTTGGAACCAAATGCGTGGCCTGCGGCGAGTATGTCGAGGGTGAGGTGGTCACCGCCCTCGGCAACACCTACCACCAGAGATGCTTCACGTGCTCCTCTTGCCG GAAAGCTTTCCCATCTGGCGACCGGGTTACCTACAATGGGCGCCAGGTGCTATGCCAGCGGTGCTCAGAGGGCGGGCCCAAACCCGTGGCCCAGAGCCCCCAAATTCAACAGGTGACCTCTGGCTCGCCGGCAGTGCCCAACTCGCTGCCCCTCCTCTCTTCGCAGTGCGCTGGCTGCCAAGAAGAGCTCAAGGAGGGACAGGCGTTGGTTGCTCTGGACAGGCAGTGGCACGTCACCTGTTTCAAATGCCAGTCCTGTGGAGTCACCCTCCAGGGAGAGTACATGGGAAA GGACGGCATTCCCTACTGCGAGAAAGACTACCAGAAACAGTTTGGTGTCAAGTGTGCTTACTGTAGTCGTTACATATCAGGAAAGGTGCTCCAG GCTGGCGAAAACCATCATTTCCACCCGACGTGCGCCCGCTGCACCAAGTGCGGTGATCCGTTCGGAGATGGTGAAGAAATGTTCCTGCAGGGCGGAGCCATTTGGCATCCGCGGTGCGGCCCTGGGCCCACTGAAAATGGCGCTATTCTGAACGGAAATGGCTCTGCGATCGACGCTTACGAGAATGGCGCCAGGGATGGCTACGCAACCACCGACACGGAGGGCGGCTTCGACCACATGAGCAGTGCTGCTCCCAGCGAGATGCAG TTTTCTTTACGTTCTCGTACACCCAGTTTGAATGGCTCAGTGTGTTATAGTCCTCACTTAAATAGCTTGAATAGAAAG TTTAAACATCTGCAGTACCGCTCAAGCTCGCCAGGATTGATCCTGCGAGAGTACAAGCACCCTGAAGACATCAGCCGCATCTACACATACAGTTATCTGACCGAAGAACCAAACAATACTTCTTCCTACCTACGCCGGCCCATTGATCCTTACGACAAGCCACCAACCAGTCCGCACTTCCACAGGCCTCACT CTGCACAGTCATCATCGCGTTCGCGGGTGCTGCTGAAACATGGCTCGCGGTCGGCAATGCAAGTGTTGGTGGACAGCATCAAGTCGGAGACGCCCCGGCCCAAGTCGCCGCACATGAATAACGAGGAGCCGATCGAGCTGGCCCACTTCCCAGCGGCCAAGCGTCCTCCGCCAGGCGAGAAGTCCAAGATCGAGCGCGACGACTTCCCAGCACCGCCCTACCCATACACGGACCCCGAACGGAGGCGTCGCTGGTCCGACTCGTACAAGGGTGTGCCGCTGTCGGACGACGAGAACGGCGACGTCCAGCAGAGCCCTGGCGATGAGGTAGACGCCAAGGTCGTCGATGTTAAGCTCAAACGCGAGGAGGTTGAGCTGTCCAAGATCGCCACCGGCATCGGCAAGGTGTTCCTGCAGAACGTGCGCGAGAGGGAGAAGATGCGTCAGTGGAAGATGAGCCACCTGGACCCGCGCAACGCTTCAAGGACGCCATCAGCAGCCAAGGAGCCCATCAACCGGCTGCGATATGAGTCGCCCATCAATGCAT CACCATCCAGGAATATGGACCACCCTAGGCCATGGGAGGAGGATCAATTCGACAGGAGCTCTAGCTATCGATCATCGGTGGGACGATCCACTGGCGCTATCCCCAGCTATAATG CTCCCAAACCTGGCTACGGCCTCAAGTCGAGCACCCTTCCGGCCAATGGACGAAACGGCTTTTACTCGCCGCCCGGCGTTTACAGCGGA GGTGACTTTTCCTTCAGTGGATTAGGTGAAAAGACACAGAGCACGGAATTCAGCAGTGGCAAATCAGATA TTTCAGGTGGCTCCATTTCTGAGGTTGACCGCAGAGCACTAGGG GGCAACGTGACCGACGCGTCGAGTGAATTCCGCAGCTCGACCACTTTCGGAGGCGGAATCCAACGGTGCTACCCTGCCTTTGTTCCGGCCGCGTCGCACTCGTACAGCCCGCACCTGCGCCGCTCGCTGCCCACCCTGAACCACAGCATGGCCGTCGCCATGTCCGCCGCCTCGGCAGAGCCGCCAAAACTCTACCCGTACCATTTGCTGATGACCACCAACTACCGCCTGCCTGGAGACGTTGATCGCCTTAACCTTGAG AGGCATCTTTCTGACAGTgagtttgaaatgattttccacGTGCCGAGGATGGAATTCTACCGGATGCCGCAGTGGAAACGGAATGACCTGAAGCGAAGGGCCCTGCTCTTCTAA